In a genomic window of Styela clava chromosome 7, kaStyClav1.hap1.2, whole genome shotgun sequence:
- the LOC120327754 gene encoding V-type proton ATPase subunit F-like produces the protein MAAAKGKLLAVIADEDTCTGFLLGGIGELNKTRQPNFMVVDKDTPSSEIEDQMKTFLSRRDIAIVLISQTIAEVVRYIIDAHDEPIPTILEIPSKDSPYDPSKDSILRRAKGMFSADDFR, from the coding sequence ATGGCAGCGGCTAAAGGGAAGTTACTTGCAGTGATTGCAGATGAAGACACATGCACAGGATTTCTCCTTGGTGGAATTGGTGAACTCAACAAAACAAGACAACCAAATTTTATGGTTGTAGATAAAGATACTCCCAGTTCTGAAATTGAAGACCAGATGAAGACATTCCTCAGCCGCCGAGACATTGCAATTGTACTCATTAGCCAAACAATTGCTGAAGTTGTACGGTACATTATAGATGCTCATGATGAACCCATACCAACAATTCTTGAAATTCCATCTAAGGATTCACCATACGATCCATCAAAAGACTCTATATTGAGGCGAGCGAAAGGAATGTTCAGTGCGGATGATTTCAGATGA
- the LOC120328785 gene encoding cilia- and flagella-associated protein 300-like has translation MFNGMESEHSHKFKVISKKLSTLLNKDFKVYLEKWYLLDRLRAWTFSFDKQFPAYAKDKFCLDFMNDSEVLSIIQCMNTSGSWSPLVTKVSSVDVEEVPCTQLSMDFFNRLKEYNIVRESGHISKCFDEFHEGITISDELRKMLLLEDSDNFESYSDEERSEFLFRMFSHICIGGPICQYEDMIEPYYEVTKSLYKDCVSVQKDSSTNEIKIVSKVFKITAKDEEGTILYPSSGDHIQNFAYLIVEPFKRHVTLLYHSWGKGLW, from the exons ATGTTTAATGGCATGGAGTCAGAACATTCCCACAAGTTCAAAGTTATTTCAAAGAAGCTCAGCACATTGTTAAACAAGGATTTTAAAGTGTATTTAGAGAAATG gtATCTTCTGGATAGACTCCGGGCATGGACCTTTTCATTTGATAAACAATTTCCAGCTTATGCTAAAGACAAATTTTGCCTG GACTTCATGAATGACAGCGAAGTACTATCAATCATTCAATGCATGAATACATCTGGAAGTTGGAGCCCACTAG TAACAAAAGTCTCATCGGTTGATGTTGAAGAAGTACCTTGCACCCAGCTGTCCATGGATTTTTTTAATCGGTTGAAGGAGTACAACATTGTACGAGAAAGTGGACACATATCAAAATGTTTTGATGAATTTCATGAAGGAATAACAATTTCTGATGAACTTCGAAAA ATGCTTCTACTGGAAGATTCTGACAATTTTGAAAGTTACTCTGATGAAGAAAgatcagaatttttatttagaATGTTTTCTCACATTTGCATTGGCGGACCGATATGTCAATATGAAGATATGATAGAACCATATTATGAAGTCACAAAATCCTTGTACAAAGACTGTGTGAG TGTACAAAAAGATTCAAgtacaaatgaaataaaaattgtatcaaaagtTTTCAAGATAACAGCTAAG GATGAGGAAGGGACAATATTATACCCATCAAGTGGTGATCATATACAGAACTTTGCATATTTGATTGTAGAACCCTTTAAAAGACATGTTACCTTGCTTTACCATAGCTGGGGAAAAGGATTATGGTGA
- the LOC144425106 gene encoding thiopurine S-methyltransferase-like — MELKDWDRLFWKRNFIPWDFVPKPHNHLLRYDNEIGLKRNSRIFVPLCGMSGDMIWLANKGHEIVGIEYSEVAIRKFFNINKLEHQIYKTDLQVYKANNLNITIYQSNIFNVDEGILGKFDAIWDRAAFTSIPSQDRTR, encoded by the exons ATGGAGCTTAAAGATTGGGATAGGTTATTCTGGAAGAGAAATTTTATTCCTTGGGATTTTGTTCCGAAACCTCACAA CCATCTTCTAAGATATGACAACGAGATTGGATTGAAACGAAACAGTAGAATATTTGTCCCGCTGTGTGGAATGAGTGGTGACATGATATG GTTAGCGAATAAAGGACACGAAATTGTTGGCATTGAGTACTCAGAAGTAGCCATTAGAAAGTTTTTCAACATTAACAAACTTGAACATCAAATTTACAAGACAGATCTTCAAGTGtataaa GCCAACAActtaaatataacaatttatcaaagcaatattttcaacGTCGACGAAGGCATTCTTGGAAAATTCGATGCCATATGGGACAGAGCTGCATTTACATCAATACCTTCACAGGATAGAACTAggtaa